A part of Sulfurifustis variabilis genomic DNA contains:
- a CDS encoding GntR family transcriptional regulator, which yields MQSPLYRHVISQITQKLESGEWRSGETIPSEPRLAQQFHVSVGTIRKAIDELVAGQILVRHQGRGTFVSTHSEDHYRYHFFHIVDADGTKRFPAVELHAFRRGRADGSEAAKLGLKRGAPVIRVVNLLRLDDDPVVLDRITIAAQQFPGLTRAIFVARPGTIYHLYQERYGVSVIRAVERLRAVTADGATGKALGVRAGDPLLEIERVAYTYRDRPVELRVSQVNTGHHAYLSELGKGA from the coding sequence TCACGCAGAAGCTCGAGTCCGGCGAGTGGCGCTCGGGCGAGACGATCCCGAGCGAACCGCGGCTCGCGCAGCAGTTCCACGTGAGCGTCGGCACGATCCGCAAGGCGATCGACGAGCTCGTCGCCGGCCAGATCCTCGTGCGGCACCAGGGGCGCGGGACGTTCGTCTCGACCCACTCCGAGGACCACTACCGCTACCACTTCTTTCATATCGTGGACGCCGACGGGACGAAGCGCTTCCCGGCCGTGGAGCTGCACGCGTTCCGGCGCGGCCGGGCGGACGGGAGCGAGGCCGCGAAGCTCGGACTGAAGCGGGGCGCCCCCGTGATCCGTGTGGTCAACCTGCTCCGGCTGGACGACGACCCGGTCGTCCTCGACCGCATCACCATCGCCGCGCAGCAGTTCCCGGGGCTCACGCGCGCGATCTTCGTCGCGCGGCCGGGCACGATCTACCACCTGTACCAGGAACGCTACGGCGTGAGCGTCATCCGTGCGGTCGAGAGGCTGCGGGCGGTGACCGCCGACGGCGCCACGGGGAAGGCGCTCGGCGTGCGCGCCGGGGACCCGCTGCTCGAGATCGAGCGCGTCGCCTATACCTATCGGGACCGCCCGGTCGAGCTGCGCGTGAGCCAGGTGAACACCGGGCACCACGCCTACCTGAGCGAGCTCGGGAAGGGAGCTTAG